Proteins from one Pleuronectes platessa chromosome 16, fPlePla1.1, whole genome shotgun sequence genomic window:
- the LOC128458582 gene encoding LOW QUALITY PROTEIN: thioredoxin, mitochondrial-like (The sequence of the model RefSeq protein was modified relative to this genomic sequence to represent the inferred CDS: inserted 1 base in 1 codon), with protein MAHRLLLRRIGRXSSTDIRCLPSSTASVASSSFSTSLQSNTARVFLPLSVTHCPSLPPHTFSRAVSFNVQDHDDFTERVINSELPVLVDFHAQWCGPCKILGPRLEKAIANQKGRVAMAKVDIDDHTDLAIEYGVSAVPTVIAIRGGDVVGQFVGIKDDDELESFVSKVIGQ; from the exons ATGGCTCACAGGCTCCTGCTACGTCGAATTGGAC TGTCTTCCACAGACATCCGCTGCCTCCCGTCCTCCACTGCCTCCgtcgcctcctcctctttctccacctccctGCAGTCCAACACAGCCCGGgtgttcctccctctctccgtcaCGCACTGCCCCTCGCTCCCTCCTCACACCTTCAGCCGGGCGGTCTCCTTCAACGTCCAGGACCACGACGACTTCACCGAGAGGGTCATCAACAGCGAGCTGCCCGTGCTCGTCGACTTCCACGCACA GTGGTGTGGTCCCTGTAAGATCCTCGGGCCGAGGCTGGAGAAGGCTATAGCGAACCAGAAGGGCCGCGTGGCCATGGCCAAAGTTGACATAGACGACCACACAGACCTCGCTATTGAATATGGG gtgTCTGCTGTCCCGACAGTCATCGCCATTCGTGGAGGAGACGTGGTCGGCCAATTCGTCGGGATCAAAGACGACGATGAGCTGGAGTCGTTTGTCAGCAAAGTCATTGGACAGTGA